The Campylobacter concisus genome includes a region encoding these proteins:
- a CDS encoding TonB-dependent receptor domain-containing protein produces the protein MKISYVLAFALVPNLVLGAEETIDLAPVTVSAKIQKSVLDEPTKAQIVGKGAILENGDIAKSFLNLSGFTMERKGGGGSEVYYRSQTAARLPVLIDGSTLNGGCGMRMDTPITYISAQNYSSVRIVKGPQDVRYGALISGGIFFDREIARLSKPSFGGNVSVLGGSFRRFETAADVAAGNELGSLEISGGHYQSGDYKSGDGQKMHTHYKRNSVSLVGTLTPTDTTALQLSADLGDGEAAYADRMRDGVQFDRKSFGLKFEQDVGEHKIRLSSYYHQIDHIMDNFTMRPVVPGAGIGKGYSISHPIRDMYGFKLEGELNFDNLTSFIGAGYSQDTFKWRGAGNGMKGVTKAQMDVALSKPHVKERKVTYKTIYTQNEYVLENDYGLFGGLRLDVGERKQLLMHKSRSENLFSGFFRYEKYLQNLTLYAGLGHAQRLPDHWETSKDDNLKLNKERNTQLDFGTVLKDKNYELNANFFVSKMDDYIMIKYSPMGMSSNVFNTDALLYGGEIEGDTLLADMFRLGAGVSYVYGKVTKNAGGLKDGDALPKVSPLTFKLSAGLEKPDWFVKADFYANASQKRAQKGYGDVGGMDLGKSDSFWTLGLSAGYKYKNYQFLLAAENLNDAKYAYHNSKGGYGGGIAGYETIPNGTRLYEPGRSFWAKFKVHF, from the coding sequence ATGAAAATTTCTTACGTTTTAGCATTTGCTTTAGTACCAAATTTAGTGCTTGGTGCTGAGGAAACGATAGACTTGGCTCCGGTTACCGTTTCTGCAAAGATACAAAAGTCCGTTCTTGACGAACCGACAAAGGCTCAAATAGTAGGCAAAGGCGCGATACTAGAAAACGGCGACATCGCTAAATCGTTTTTAAATTTGAGCGGCTTTACGATGGAGCGCAAGGGCGGAGGCGGCAGCGAGGTTTATTACCGCTCGCAGACGGCGGCTAGACTGCCGGTACTAATCGACGGTAGCACGCTAAACGGCGGTTGCGGTATGCGAATGGATACGCCCATCACTTACATCTCGGCACAAAATTATAGCTCGGTTCGCATCGTAAAAGGCCCGCAAGACGTCAGATACGGTGCGCTCATTAGCGGCGGTATATTTTTCGATAGAGAGATAGCAAGGCTGTCAAAACCGAGCTTCGGAGGAAACGTAAGCGTACTTGGTGGTAGTTTTAGAAGATTTGAAACTGCTGCAGACGTAGCGGCGGGTAACGAGCTTGGCAGCTTAGAAATTTCCGGCGGACACTACCAGAGCGGCGATTATAAAAGCGGCGACGGACAGAAAATGCATACGCACTATAAACGCAACAGCGTTTCGCTCGTGGGTACGCTAACGCCCACGGATACTACGGCCTTACAGTTAAGCGCGGATCTAGGCGATGGCGAAGCGGCGTATGCCGACAGGATGAGGGACGGCGTGCAGTTTGACCGTAAGTCTTTCGGACTCAAATTTGAACAAGATGTCGGTGAGCACAAGATCAGGCTAAGCTCGTATTATCACCAGATCGATCACATAATGGACAACTTTACCATGCGTCCAGTGGTGCCGGGTGCAGGAATTGGCAAGGGATACAGCATTAGTCACCCGATACGCGATATGTACGGCTTTAAGCTAGAAGGCGAGCTAAATTTCGATAATCTAACTAGCTTCATCGGCGCTGGATACTCTCAAGATACGTTTAAATGGCGAGGCGCCGGAAATGGAATGAAGGGTGTAACAAAAGCCCAAATGGACGTAGCCCTATCAAAGCCGCACGTAAAAGAGCGTAAGGTAACGTATAAAACTATATACACCCAAAACGAATACGTCCTTGAAAACGACTACGGACTTTTCGGCGGACTTAGGCTAGACGTCGGCGAGAGAAAGCAGCTACTAATGCATAAAAGTAGGAGCGAAAATTTATTCTCAGGCTTTTTTAGATACGAAAAATATCTGCAAAATTTAACGCTCTACGCAGGACTAGGCCACGCACAAAGGTTGCCAGATCACTGGGAAACGAGTAAAGACGACAATCTCAAGCTAAATAAAGAAAGAAACACTCAACTTGACTTTGGTACCGTACTAAAAGATAAAAACTACGAGCTAAACGCGAATTTTTTCGTCTCAAAGATGGATGATTACATAATGATAAAATATAGTCCTATGGGTATGTCTTCAAACGTATTTAATACCGATGCTTTACTATACGGCGGCGAGATCGAGGGCGATACGCTACTAGCCGATATGTTTAGGCTGGGGGCGGGCGTATCCTACGTCTACGGCAAAGTGACTAAAAATGCGGGCGGCCTAAAAGACGGCGACGCACTGCCTAAGGTTTCGCCTCTAACGTTTAAACTAAGCGCCGGCCTAGAAAAGCCAGACTGGTTCGTCAAAGCCGATTTCTACGCTAACGCATCGCAAAAACGCGCGCAAAAAGGCTACGGCGACGTGGGCGGTATGGATCTTGGCAAGAGCGATAGCTTCTGGACGCTAGGACTAAGCGCGGGCTATAAATATAAAAATTATCAATTTTTGCTAGCGGCCGAAAATTTAAACGACGCCAAATACGCCTATCATAACTCAAAAGGCGGCTACGGCGGCGGTATCGCAGGATATGAGACTATCCCGAACGGTACGAGGCTTTATGAGCCTGGCAGAAGCTTTTGGGCGAAATTTAAGGTGCATTTTTAG
- the recJ gene encoding single-stranded-DNA-specific exonuclease RecJ, which produces MLNKEDIRNLLAHRFCNDIHKKISEIPTPSALKDIYKGANRIKEAIEKNERIAIVGDYDVDGVVSSVILAEFFDDLGVKDYLVKIPNRFKDGYGLNPEIIDELSADVSLIITVDNGISANDAAIICKEKGIDLIITDHHMPPAVLPEAYAIINPKQEDCNFPNIEICGAEVAWYLVGALKDVFGLNYDMSKFLELLAIAIIADMMELRDMNRMLVRLGICKLNASKRSAFHAIKEFYGKEKFECDDISFLIAPLINSAGRMDDAMNSFNFLRAKSIEEAYNYLDTIIEFNNSRKEEERQLFECSLKDVKEDDEVIITWGEQWHEGVIGIVASRLAKHFAKPAIVFSIDKGRAKGSARSIGKLDILSLIASHENLLTSYGGHKGAAGLTLAPENLVKFKEAINKSCSCLNMQECKSSDELLGDIIPSEIDFELLEILEFYEPYGQKNPRPVFKIKNALVKNERLIGRDQNHLKLILQKDNKTLEALFFNFTKHARVGEMIDIIFCISKNSFRGLVTPQLLIKEIL; this is translated from the coding sequence ATGCTAAATAAAGAGGATATAAGGAATTTACTAGCGCATAGATTTTGTAACGACATACATAAAAAAATTAGTGAAATTCCGACACCAAGTGCCTTAAAAGATATCTACAAAGGCGCTAATCGCATAAAAGAAGCGATCGAGAAAAACGAGCGTATAGCCATTGTGGGCGATTATGATGTTGATGGTGTGGTTTCAAGTGTGATTTTGGCCGAGTTTTTTGATGATCTTGGCGTGAAAGACTACCTAGTAAAAATTCCAAATAGATTTAAAGATGGATATGGGCTAAACCCTGAGATAATAGACGAACTCTCAGCCGATGTAAGCTTGATTATCACTGTTGATAACGGTATCTCTGCAAACGATGCGGCCATTATCTGTAAAGAAAAAGGCATCGATCTTATTATTACTGATCATCACATGCCTCCAGCTGTTCTCCCAGAAGCTTATGCGATCATCAATCCAAAGCAAGAAGACTGTAACTTCCCAAATATCGAAATTTGTGGCGCTGAGGTCGCTTGGTATTTGGTTGGAGCGTTAAAGGATGTTTTTGGGCTAAATTACGATATGAGCAAATTTCTAGAGCTTTTAGCTATCGCGATAATTGCTGATATGATGGAGCTAAGAGATATGAATAGAATGCTTGTTCGCCTTGGCATTTGTAAGCTAAATGCGTCTAAGCGTTCCGCATTTCATGCTATAAAAGAGTTTTATGGTAAGGAAAAATTTGAGTGCGATGATATTAGCTTTCTTATAGCTCCGCTTATAAATTCAGCCGGACGTATGGACGATGCGATGAATTCATTTAACTTTTTGCGTGCAAAGAGCATCGAAGAGGCTTACAACTACCTTGATACCATTATCGAATTTAACAACTCCAGAAAAGAGGAAGAGCGCCAACTCTTTGAATGCTCGCTAAAGGACGTAAAAGAAGACGATGAAGTCATCATCACTTGGGGCGAGCAGTGGCACGAGGGCGTGATAGGCATCGTAGCTAGCCGCCTTGCAAAGCACTTTGCAAAGCCAGCTATCGTCTTTAGTATCGATAAAGGTCGTGCAAAAGGTAGTGCTAGAAGCATTGGCAAGCTTGATATCTTATCTCTTATAGCAAGCCACGAAAATTTACTAACAAGCTACGGCGGTCACAAAGGAGCGGCTGGACTTACGCTTGCACCTGAAAATTTGGTGAAATTTAAAGAAGCGATAAATAAAAGCTGCTCATGCCTAAATATGCAAGAGTGCAAAAGCTCGGACGAGCTACTTGGCGACATAATACCAAGCGAGATAGACTTTGAACTGCTTGAAATTTTAGAATTTTATGAGCCATATGGGCAGAAAAACCCTCGCCCAGTCTTTAAGATAAAAAATGCTCTTGTTAAAAATGAAAGACTTATAGGCAGGGATCAAAATCACCTAAAGCTCATCTTGCAAAAGGATAATAAAACGCTTGAGGCTCTATTTTTTAACTTTACAAAACACGCTAGAGTTGGTGAGATGATAGATATTATCTTTTGTATATCAAAAAATTCATTCCGCGGACTTGTTACTCCACAACTACTCATAAAAGAGATTTTATAA
- a CDS encoding NAD(P)H-dependent oxidoreductase, whose product MKTLIILAHPDIQNSVINKRLLKEALKEPQRFSVHDLTQVYAGGNIDAAREQELIRAHDALVLQFPLHNFSCPPILKSWIDAVMTHGFAYGRGSNGIAGRKVALAVTAGIKKSDYSPQGRYHFSLREVLTPFELAFKYYFHADYRDFFAFYGAEETPGVDYVSSDSEIERGAREYAEFLRNLE is encoded by the coding sequence ATGAAAACTCTAATCATCTTAGCCCATCCTGACATCCAAAACTCGGTCATAAACAAGCGCCTGCTGAAAGAAGCTCTCAAAGAGCCGCAGCGCTTTAGCGTTCATGATTTGACACAGGTTTACGCAGGCGGCAACATCGACGCCGCGCGCGAGCAAGAGCTCATCAGAGCCCACGACGCCCTCGTTTTGCAGTTTCCGCTTCACAATTTCTCCTGCCCTCCGATTTTAAAATCGTGGATCGACGCGGTGATGACGCACGGCTTTGCCTATGGGCGCGGTTCAAACGGCATAGCGGGGCGCAAGGTAGCGCTAGCCGTGACCGCAGGCATCAAAAAGAGCGACTACAGCCCGCAAGGACGCTATCATTTTAGCTTGCGCGAGGTTCTTACGCCGTTTGAGCTTGCGTTTAAATACTATTTTCACGCCGATTACCGCGACTTTTTCGCATTTTACGGCGCCGAGGAGACTCCGGGCGTGGACTACGTCTCAAGCGACAGCGAAATAGAACGCGGCGCTAGAGAATACGCGGAGTTTTTGAGAAATTTGGAATAA
- a CDS encoding CTP synthase — protein MAKETKYIFITGGVLSSLGKGIAAASIATLLKNSGLKVSVLKADPYINVDPGTMSPLEHGEVFVTDDGAETDLDLGHYERFLDESLSQDNNFTTGRVYSSVIEKERRGDYLGKTIQVIPHIVGEIVDRIKKAGEGKDVLIVEIGGTVGDIEGLPFLEAIRALRVEVGKKRALNIHLTLVPFIKVAGELKTKPTQHSVGELRRIGITPDIIICRSEMPLNRELKDKIAASCGVEKNCVIESLDSASIYQIPLSFLKQDILTPIAENLGFNELKPDMAKWDSLVKRIIAPTNETTIAFVGKYIDLKESYKSLTEGIIHAGANLDARVNLRWIDSEKIEENNVNELLKDVDGILVAGGFGERGVLGKMQAIKFARENKIPYLGICLGMQLALIEFARDVLGLEDANSMEFDKECKNPIIYLIDSFIDAHGKKQIRTHTSPLGGTMRLGAYNCDIKPKTLLAEIYGNAKSVKERHRHRYEANPKYKEIFEKNGLLVSGESDGLIEAIELKGHPWFVGVQCHPEFTSRLTKPNPVILGFIKASLENVKS, from the coding sequence ATGGCAAAAGAGACGAAGTACATTTTTATCACGGGTGGCGTTTTAAGCTCACTTGGAAAAGGCATCGCAGCTGCGTCTATCGCGACTCTTTTAAAAAATTCCGGCTTAAAGGTGAGCGTTTTAAAAGCTGACCCATATATCAACGTAGATCCTGGCACGATGAGCCCGCTAGAGCATGGCGAAGTTTTTGTTACAGATGATGGTGCAGAGACAGACTTGGATTTGGGACATTATGAGAGATTTTTAGATGAGAGCCTAAGTCAAGACAATAACTTCACAACGGGCAGAGTTTATAGCTCGGTCATCGAAAAAGAGCGAAGAGGCGATTACCTTGGAAAGACTATTCAAGTGATCCCTCACATCGTTGGCGAGATAGTTGATCGCATCAAAAAAGCAGGCGAGGGTAAAGATGTGCTAATCGTTGAGATCGGTGGAACTGTTGGTGACATCGAGGGCTTACCATTTTTAGAGGCGATAAGAGCGCTAAGGGTGGAAGTTGGCAAAAAAAGAGCGCTAAATATCCACCTAACGCTTGTGCCATTTATCAAAGTAGCTGGCGAGCTAAAGACAAAGCCAACTCAGCATAGCGTAGGCGAGCTAAGACGTATAGGCATAACACCAGACATCATCATCTGCAGATCTGAAATGCCACTAAACCGCGAGCTAAAAGATAAGATAGCAGCAAGCTGTGGTGTTGAGAAAAATTGTGTTATAGAGAGCTTAGACAGCGCAAGTATCTATCAAATTCCACTTTCATTTTTAAAGCAAGACATACTAACTCCAATCGCTGAAAATTTAGGCTTTAATGAGCTAAAACCAGACATGGCAAAGTGGGATAGCCTTGTAAAAAGAATAATCGCTCCAACAAATGAAACTACAATAGCATTTGTGGGTAAATATATCGATCTAAAAGAGAGCTACAAGAGCCTAACTGAGGGCATCATCCACGCTGGAGCAAATTTGGATGCTAGGGTAAATTTACGCTGGATAGATAGCGAAAAGATAGAAGAGAATAATGTAAATGAGCTTTTAAAAGACGTTGATGGCATCTTAGTGGCTGGCGGCTTTGGTGAAAGAGGCGTTTTAGGCAAAATGCAGGCTATAAAATTTGCTCGTGAAAATAAGATCCCTTATCTTGGAATTTGCCTTGGTATGCAGCTAGCACTCATTGAGTTTGCAAGGGATGTTTTGGGCTTAGAAGATGCAAATTCTATGGAATTTGACAAAGAGTGCAAAAATCCTATCATCTATCTAATAGATAGCTTTATCGACGCTCACGGCAAAAAACAGATAAGAACGCACACAAGCCCACTTGGCGGCACGATGAGGCTTGGAGCATATAACTGCGACATCAAACCAAAGACGCTTCTAGCTGAAATTTATGGCAATGCAAAGAGTGTAAAAGAGCGTCACCGCCACCGCTACGAGGCAAATCCAAAATATAAAGAAATTTTTGAAAAAAATGGTCTTTTGGTAAGCGGTGAGAGCGATGGACTGATAGAGGCTATCGAGCTAAAAGGCCATCCATGGTTTGTGGGCGTGCAGTGTCATCCTGAATTTACTAGCCGTCTAACTAAGCCAAATCCTGTGATATTAGGCTTTATAAAGGCAAGTTTAGAAAACGTCAAATCTTAA
- a CDS encoding DUF4492 domain-containing protein, with the protein MIKNYLNIIASLYIDGFKNMKIGKKLWLLIIIKLIIMFGILKAFIFNETLNTKFQTEEEKSEFVIRNLIKE; encoded by the coding sequence ATGATAAAAAACTACCTAAACATCATTGCCTCTTTATATATAGACGGCTTTAAAAACATGAAAATAGGCAAAAAATTATGGCTTCTCATAATAATAAAGCTTATCATCATGTTTGGAATTTTAAAAGCCTTTATCTTTAACGAGACTCTTAATACCAAATTTCAAACCGAAGAAGAAAAAAGCGAATTTGTAATTCGTAATTTAATAAAGGAATAA
- a CDS encoding cytochrome ubiquinol oxidase subunit I: MSEMDFVDWSRAQFALTAIYHFLFVPLTLGLSFIIAIMETIYVKTGDKVWLEITKFWLKLFGINFAIGVATGIIMEFEFGTNWANYSWFVGDIFGAPLAIEGLLAFFMESTFFAIMFFGWEKVSKKFHLLSTWLVAIGSNLSALWILIANGWMQYPIGMKFNPDTARMEMENFFEVALNPLGISKFLHTVTSGYTISAIFVIGISAWFLIKKRHILLAKKSIVVASAFGLITSAFLLLSGDESAYFVAQKQPMKLAAMEGLYKGETNAGLVAAGILNLAKELGDESEPFLLEIKVPYALGIMANRELDSFTPGINDLLYGNSEHNLISIEEKMAKGKVAIEALKNYKEAKKANDESLMKTSLSNLESNLNFLGYGYLKDAKEAVPPVALTFYSFHIMVALGTYFIALFAITLYLNLSRKYKFENIRAFLWICLFTIPLGYIAAEAGWIVAEVGRQPWVIQDLMTVGVGATNLSDSNIKISFILFAVLFTVLLIAEIKIMLKQIKIGFNDHA; the protein is encoded by the coding sequence ATGTCTGAGATGGATTTTGTTGATTGGTCTAGGGCTCAGTTTGCGCTGACTGCCATTTACCACTTTTTGTTTGTCCCACTTACTTTGGGGCTAAGTTTTATCATCGCCATTATGGAGACGATATATGTCAAAACCGGCGATAAAGTCTGGCTTGAGATAACGAAATTTTGGCTAAAGCTCTTTGGTATAAATTTCGCTATCGGTGTGGCTACTGGCATCATCATGGAGTTTGAGTTTGGTACAAACTGGGCGAATTACAGCTGGTTTGTCGGCGATATATTTGGCGCTCCTCTTGCGATTGAAGGCTTGCTCGCATTTTTTATGGAGAGTACATTTTTTGCCATTATGTTTTTTGGCTGGGAAAAGGTTAGTAAGAAATTTCACCTACTTTCAACTTGGCTTGTCGCGATCGGTTCAAATTTAAGTGCGCTTTGGATCTTGATCGCAAATGGCTGGATGCAATATCCTATCGGCATGAAATTTAACCCAGATACTGCCAGAATGGAGATGGAAAATTTCTTTGAAGTTGCGCTAAATCCTCTTGGCATTAGCAAATTTTTACACACAGTAACTAGCGGCTACACCATCTCAGCTATCTTTGTGATAGGAATTTCTGCTTGGTTTTTAATCAAAAAACGCCACATCTTGCTAGCTAAAAAAAGTATCGTGGTCGCTAGCGCATTTGGCCTTATCACTTCGGCATTTTTGTTACTTAGTGGCGATGAGAGCGCATATTTTGTAGCTCAAAAGCAGCCTATGAAGCTTGCAGCCATGGAGGGACTTTACAAGGGCGAGACTAACGCTGGCCTAGTTGCAGCTGGTATTTTAAACCTAGCTAAAGAGCTTGGCGACGAGAGCGAGCCATTTTTGCTTGAAATAAAGGTGCCTTATGCACTTGGTATCATGGCAAACAGAGAGCTTGACTCATTTACACCAGGTATAAATGACCTACTTTATGGCAATAGCGAGCACAATCTAATAAGCATTGAAGAGAAGATGGCAAAGGGCAAAGTAGCCATCGAGGCTCTTAAAAACTACAAAGAAGCCAAAAAAGCAAATGATGAGAGCCTAATGAAAACTTCTCTTTCAAATTTAGAAAGTAATCTAAATTTCTTAGGATATGGCTATCTTAAAGACGCAAAAGAAGCTGTACCGCCAGTTGCACTTACATTTTATAGCTTTCACATCATGGTCGCTCTTGGCACTTACTTCATAGCTCTTTTTGCTATCACTCTTTATCTAAATCTCTCAAGAAAATATAAATTTGAAAACATAAGAGCATTTTTATGGATCTGTCTCTTTACCATACCGCTTGGCTACATCGCAGCTGAAGCTGGCTGGATAGTAGCAGAGGTCGGTCGTCAGCCTTGGGTGATACAAGATCTCATGACCGTTGGCGTCGGAGCTACAAATTTATCTGACTCAAATATCAAAATTTCATTTATATTATTTGCTGTTTTATTTACGGTCTTGTTAATTGCTGAGATCAAAATCATGCTTAAGCAAATAAAGATAGGATTTAACGACCATGCATAG
- a CDS encoding cytochrome d ubiquinol oxidase subunit II, producing the protein MHSLSLENLQIYWWFIVSLLGGLLVFMMFVQGGQSLIFSLGKDELKKDMLINSIGRKWELTFTTLVMFGGACFAAFPLFYATSFGGAYWVWLAILFCFIIQAVSYEYRKKPDNFLGARTYEIFLFINGSLGVILIGMAVSTFFSGSDFVLNEHNFVEWKTPFRGLEALANPYLYLLGIAMFFLSRVGGCLYLMNNIADGEFIQNARKQLLINTVLFLPFFLGFLAWVLTKDGFAYDANGVVSLMPYKYAINLIEMPIVGILLLVGVVLVLVGIFQGAFTKSIRGIFAYGVGVTLAVTALFLITGLNGTAFYPSFSDLASSLTIKNASSSHYTLGVMAYVSLLVPVVLAYIIVVWRAIDSKKITQDEIKNDHHAY; encoded by the coding sequence ATGCATAGTTTAAGCTTAGAAAATTTACAAATTTATTGGTGGTTTATAGTTAGCCTTCTTGGCGGACTTTTAGTCTTTATGATGTTCGTTCAAGGTGGTCAGTCGCTAATCTTTAGCCTTGGCAAGGACGAGCTTAAAAAAGATATGCTCATAAATTCTATCGGTAGAAAATGGGAACTTACATTCACGACGCTTGTTATGTTTGGTGGTGCGTGCTTTGCGGCGTTCCCACTATTTTACGCTACTAGCTTTGGTGGTGCCTACTGGGTTTGGTTGGCTATTTTATTTTGCTTTATCATCCAAGCTGTAAGCTACGAGTACCGCAAAAAGCCTGATAACTTCTTAGGCGCTAGAACTTATGAAATTTTCCTTTTCATAAATGGCTCACTTGGCGTTATCCTTATTGGCATGGCGGTTAGTACATTTTTTAGCGGAAGTGACTTTGTGCTAAATGAGCACAACTTTGTCGAGTGGAAGACTCCATTTCGCGGTCTTGAAGCATTGGCAAATCCTTACTTGTATTTGCTTGGCATAGCAATGTTTTTCCTATCTCGCGTAGGTGGCTGCTTATATCTTATGAACAACATCGCTGATGGCGAATTTATACAAAACGCTAGAAAACAGCTACTTATTAACACCGTGCTATTCTTGCCATTTTTCCTAGGATTTCTTGCTTGGGTGCTTACAAAAGATGGCTTTGCATACGACGCAAACGGCGTAGTTAGCCTTATGCCTTACAAATACGCTATAAATTTGATCGAAATGCCTATCGTTGGCATATTGCTTCTTGTTGGCGTTGTTTTGGTACTTGTTGGAATTTTCCAAGGGGCATTTACAAAAAGTATTCGTGGAATTTTTGCTTACGGCGTTGGCGTTACGCTAGCTGTAACTGCGCTATTTTTGATAACAGGCCTAAATGGCACTGCATTTTATCCGTCATTTAGCGACCTTGCTAGCTCGCTAACTATCAAAAATGCAAGCTCTAGCCACTATACGCTTGGCGTTATGGCCTATGTTAGCTTGCTAGTGCCAGTAGTGCTTGCTTATATTATCGTCGTCTGGAGAGCGATAGATAGCAAGAAGATCACGCAAGACGAGATCAAAAACGATCATCACGCATACTAA
- a CDS encoding aryl-sulfate sulfotransferase, protein MSKNFLGSVALAAVLVSGLSIGITPLEAGVLAHHVKVQGELGSVFINPYDVSPLTAIIDRAGKDIKDIHVKVKGKPDGGIDIDYNVSEHALLTHDGVPIWGLYPDYLNEVVLSYTFNGAKKVETYKIYAQPIVTYSRDFRFSHMQKTRVKKVDPAFKNRLYLINNTITSVYKPLDWKNGGAASWNDFTENYIIDTKGEVRWYLDYQKFYDRSERRVMDGGMMMGFHQLKNGDISFGMAQRYLRYDLMGKEIYNRPLPRGYIDLSHEVMPLKDDHALLRVGKYNYHHKDGKISHTIRDHIIEVDNTGKVVEEWDLNEIFGNNVYRSNLIKALDARAVCLNIDMDAKEIKISDDQPFGDITSTGTGRNWAHVNSISYDESDDSIILSLRHQGIVKIGRDKKVKWILASPEGWSEEFKAKVLTPVDSKGNKIKCENSKCEGEFDWSWTQHTAWLTPRYDNKGSIKHLSVFDNGDARGMEQPAFKEDKYSRAVEYKIDEKKGTVEQTWQFGKERGFDFYSAVTSNVEWQKDKNTYFISSSNVNLLRPDKTIKMVLVEIDPKTNEIKFEMDVDSASRDDVAYRAMVIDPEVFSY, encoded by the coding sequence ATGAGCAAGAATTTCTTAGGTTCTGTTGCCCTTGCGGCTGTTTTGGTTAGTGGTCTTAGTATAGGCATCACGCCACTAGAGGCTGGAGTCCTGGCTCATCACGTAAAGGTTCAAGGCGAGCTTGGATCAGTCTTTATAAATCCTTATGACGTATCGCCTCTAACTGCTATCATCGATAGAGCCGGCAAAGACATCAAAGATATCCATGTCAAAGTAAAAGGTAAGCCAGATGGCGGTATCGACATCGACTATAACGTCTCAGAGCATGCTTTGCTTACGCATGATGGTGTGCCTATTTGGGGCCTTTATCCTGACTATCTAAACGAGGTCGTGCTTAGCTACACATTTAATGGAGCTAAAAAGGTAGAAACATATAAAATTTACGCCCAGCCTATCGTCACATATAGCCGTGATTTTAGATTTTCTCACATGCAAAAGACTCGCGTCAAAAAGGTCGATCCTGCCTTTAAAAACAGGCTCTATCTCATAAATAATACAATTACAAGCGTCTATAAACCGCTTGATTGGAAAAATGGCGGAGCTGCTAGCTGGAACGACTTTACCGAAAACTACATCATAGATACCAAAGGCGAGGTCAGATGGTATCTTGACTATCAGAAATTTTACGACCGCAGCGAGAGAAGAGTGATGGATGGAGGCATGATGATGGGCTTTCATCAGCTAAAAAATGGCGATATCAGCTTTGGCATGGCTCAAAGATATCTAAGATATGACCTTATGGGAAAAGAAATTTATAATCGCCCGCTTCCAAGAGGCTACATCGATCTAAGCCATGAAGTTATGCCATTAAAGGATGATCACGCGCTTCTTAGAGTTGGCAAATACAACTACCATCACAAAGATGGCAAAATTTCTCACACCATAAGAGATCACATCATCGAGGTCGATAACACCGGTAAGGTGGTCGAAGAGTGGGATCTAAATGAAATTTTTGGCAACAATGTCTACCGCAGCAACCTCATAAAAGCGCTTGATGCTAGAGCTGTTTGCCTAAATATCGATATGGACGCAAAAGAGATAAAGATAAGCGACGATCAGCCATTTGGCGACATCACCTCTACTGGCACAGGTAGAAACTGGGCTCACGTAAATTCTATCTCATACGATGAGAGCGACGATAGCATCATCCTCTCACTTCGCCACCAAGGCATCGTAAAGATAGGACGTGATAAAAAAGTAAAATGGATATTAGCTTCGCCTGAGGGCTGGAGTGAAGAATTTAAAGCCAAAGTGCTAACTCCAGTCGATAGCAAAGGTAATAAGATAAAATGCGAAAACTCAAAATGCGAGGGCGAATTTGACTGGTCATGGACTCAGCACACCGCATGGCTAACACCAAGATACGACAACAAAGGCAGCATAAAACACCTAAGCGTATTTGACAATGGCGATGCAAGGGGTATGGAGCAGCCAGCCTTTAAAGAGGATAAATACTCCCGCGCAGTTGAGTACAAGATAGATGAGAAAAAGGGCACGGTTGAACAAACTTGGCAGTTTGGCAAAGAGCGTGGATTTGACTTTTATAGCGCAGTTACTAGCAACGTCGAGTGGCAAAAAGATAAAAATACCTACTTCATCTCAAGCTCAAATGTAAATTTACTTCGCCCTGACAAGACTATCAAAATGGTCTTAGTTGAGATCGATCCAAAGACAAATGAGATCAAATTTGAGATGGATGTGGACTCTGCTTCAAGAGATGATGTTGCTTATAGGGCGATGGTTATTGATCCGGAGGTATTTAGTTATTAG